From Candidatus Dormiibacterota bacterium, one genomic window encodes:
- a CDS encoding alkaline phosphatase family protein, with translation MTAARNTTTPAQPTGSYPRRRAFPRRGALLAALAAVAAVLGAASILRVPEGMLGMTGGRLHGAGFGFRPPLAPVLLFPLSGRLDGVDIDRRTEEGAAVRVRLSFAYRIDPGALAGGAAEIESSGLRGLAASRAGTALDPMPLAALLPADPLQGSAPLPRSASVAIDRSLRAAGIEPHDLFARIGPPGSFAEAAPTAEPTGLRVLLIGLDGADWDTIDPLMRAGRLPNLARLANGGAHGPLRSYDPMISPLLWTTMVTGVGPDVHGVADFQAIDDATGRRVPITSRFRRVKALWNILGDAGKSSAFVAWWASYPAEKVDGVQVSNLVVFQTLRPRPPGATAPAGLTYPPGYFDEVLPALHTAADLTYEEVASILHIDRAEYEAALHEVLQPAATDDEKETRKLAQRPVPLAISILAGSKNYAAIASNLVARRMDLTAVYFEGIDMMGHRFQHCMAPRLAICPEEDYRRYRDAVAGFYVKQDELIGRIVKAAGPGTTIMVVSDHGFKTGAGRPQNVLPYTTEQPVEWHRENGIFILIGPGARPGPLAPRATLFDIAPTLLYLVGLPASEEMPGRVLLEAIDPAFVAAHPARTIPSYERIGAPRETTVVASGQGTREAEEELLANLRALGYISGDPAGGAHATGPEPEEAATGPGGKDVPASAGVGGSPGGGTPTAGASSGPGATTQVFYHRNLATYFMKRRDYTQAAEQLRLANERQKLPKNYQLLSEAYLGLGQHDLALGALEEGLRTMESMDPESVLWMVQLVLSRPGGRDIASDIARRWAARTAKRPGLDDAIAGLLAEDRGGREAAMALYAKSLQADPARVVAAQHLFALLPPGKRGMLEPILRRALLRDPRIDEFHNLLGILLAGSRRAPEALEEFRRAEELDPENPRFLANLAGAFAQLQRWDEAAAAYERACAASPSSALYLKLGSVYRRLAQPERALTAFRRARDLGDDGSAPFLGMALAKAEMNRVDEAIDLARQGLGRHPEDAALRSVYDDLVRKSRSPGSPPGPPGSGR, from the coding sequence GTGACCGCCGCGCGCAACACCACGACCCCGGCGCAACCCACCGGTTCGTACCCCCGAAGACGGGCGTTCCCGCGCCGCGGCGCCCTCCTGGCCGCGCTCGCGGCCGTCGCCGCAGTCCTCGGCGCCGCCTCCATCCTGCGCGTGCCCGAGGGGATGCTGGGGATGACCGGCGGCAGGCTGCACGGGGCGGGCTTCGGCTTCCGGCCGCCGTTGGCGCCCGTCCTGCTGTTCCCCCTCTCCGGTCGCCTCGACGGAGTGGATATCGACAGGCGGACCGAGGAAGGGGCCGCGGTCCGCGTCCGTCTGTCGTTCGCCTACCGGATCGATCCCGGAGCGCTCGCGGGAGGTGCTGCGGAGATCGAGTCGTCCGGACTGCGCGGCCTGGCGGCGTCCCGCGCCGGGACGGCGCTCGATCCGATGCCGCTGGCGGCGCTCTTGCCCGCCGACCCTTTGCAGGGGAGCGCTCCCCTGCCGCGATCGGCGAGTGTTGCGATCGACCGGTCGCTGCGCGCCGCGGGGATCGAGCCCCACGACCTGTTCGCGCGGATCGGTCCGCCGGGCTCGTTCGCCGAGGCGGCGCCGACGGCGGAGCCGACCGGTCTGCGCGTGCTTCTCATCGGTCTCGACGGCGCCGACTGGGACACGATCGATCCGCTGATGCGGGCCGGCCGGCTGCCCAACCTGGCGCGTCTCGCGAACGGCGGGGCGCACGGTCCGCTGCGCTCGTACGATCCGATGATCTCACCCCTGTTGTGGACGACGATGGTCACCGGGGTCGGTCCGGACGTCCATGGAGTCGCCGATTTCCAGGCGATCGACGACGCGACCGGCCGGCGCGTGCCGATCACCAGCCGTTTCCGCAGGGTCAAGGCGCTGTGGAACATCCTGGGCGACGCCGGCAAGTCCAGCGCCTTCGTCGCCTGGTGGGCGTCGTACCCGGCGGAGAAGGTGGACGGCGTCCAGGTCTCGAACCTGGTCGTGTTCCAGACCCTGCGGCCCCGGCCGCCCGGTGCCACGGCACCCGCCGGCCTCACCTATCCGCCCGGCTACTTCGACGAGGTCCTGCCTGCTCTGCACACCGCCGCGGACCTGACGTACGAGGAGGTCGCTTCGATCCTGCACATCGACCGCGCCGAGTACGAGGCGGCGCTCCACGAAGTTCTGCAGCCCGCCGCCACCGACGACGAGAAGGAGACTCGGAAGCTGGCGCAGCGGCCGGTCCCGCTGGCCATCTCGATCCTCGCCGGATCGAAGAACTACGCGGCCATAGCCTCGAACCTCGTCGCGCGGAGGATGGACCTCACGGCGGTGTACTTCGAGGGGATCGACATGATGGGCCACCGCTTTCAGCACTGCATGGCGCCGCGCCTGGCGATCTGCCCCGAGGAGGACTACCGCCGCTACCGGGACGCCGTCGCCGGTTTCTATGTCAAGCAGGACGAGTTGATCGGCCGCATCGTGAAGGCGGCCGGTCCCGGGACGACGATCATGGTGGTGTCGGATCACGGCTTCAAGACCGGCGCCGGCAGGCCTCAAAATGTCTTGCCGTACACGACCGAGCAGCCGGTCGAGTGGCACCGCGAGAACGGCATCTTCATCCTGATCGGACCCGGGGCGCGTCCCGGTCCCCTGGCGCCGCGCGCTACACTGTTCGACATCGCGCCGACGCTCCTGTACCTGGTCGGCCTCCCCGCTTCGGAGGAGATGCCCGGTCGCGTCCTGCTGGAGGCGATCGATCCGGCCTTCGTGGCGGCCCACCCGGCGCGCACGATCCCCTCCTACGAGCGCATCGGGGCGCCGCGCGAGACGACCGTCGTCGCCTCGGGCCAGGGCACGCGCGAGGCGGAGGAGGAGCTCCTCGCCAACCTGCGCGCCCTCGGCTACATCTCCGGCGACCCGGCCGGCGGGGCGCACGCGACCGGTCCCGAGCCGGAGGAGGCCGCGACCGGCCCGGGTGGAAAGGACGTGCCGGCTTCGGCCGGTGTCGGCGGTTCCCCCGGGGGCGGGACGCCCACGGCGGGCGCTTCGAGCGGTCCCGGCGCCACGACGCAGGTGTTCTATCACCGCAACCTCGCGACCTATTTCATGAAGCGGCGCGACTACACGCAGGCGGCGGAGCAGCTGCGTCTCGCCAACGAGCGCCAGAAGCTGCCGAAGAACTACCAGCTGCTGTCCGAGGCGTACCTCGGACTGGGCCAGCACGACCTGGCGCTCGGCGCCCTCGAAGAGGGGCTGCGCACCATGGAGTCGATGGATCCCGAATCCGTGCTTTGGATGGTTCAGCTGGTCCTGTCGCGCCCTGGCGGCCGCGACATCGCATCCGACATCGCCCGGCGCTGGGCGGCGCGCACCGCGAAGCGACCCGGCCTGGACGACGCGATCGCCGGCCTCCTCGCCGAGGACAGGGGCGGGAGGGAGGCGGCCATGGCGCTCTACGCCAAGTCGCTCCAGGCCGACCCGGCCCGCGTGGTCGCGGCACAGCACCTGTTCGCCCTGCTGCCACCGGGAAAGCGCGGGATGCTCGAGCCGATCCTGAGGCGCGCGCTTCTGCGCGACCCGCGCATCGACGAGTTCCACAATCTCCTCGGAATCCTCCTGGCGGGCTCGCGTCGGGCCCCCGAGGCGCTCGAGGAGTTCCGGCGCGCCGAGGAGCTCGACCCCGAGAACCCCCGCTTCCTCGCGAACCTGGCCGGGGCCTTCGCGCAGCTGCAGCGCTGGGACGAGGCCGCCGCCGCGTACGAGCGCGCCTGCGCGGCTTCGCCGTCGTCGGCCCTCTATCTCAAGCTGGGATCGGTGTACAGAAGGCTGGCTCAGCCCGAGCGGGCGCTCACCGCGTTCCGGCGGGCGCGCGACCTGGGGGACGACGGGAGCGCGCCGTTTCTGGGAATGGCGCTGGCCAAGGCCGAGATGAACCGGGTGGATGAAGCGATCGACCTGGCGCGGCAGGGACTGGGGCGGCATCCCGAGGACGCGGCCCTGCGCTCGGTCTACGACGATCTCGTCAGGAAGTCACGTAGTCCAGGATCGCCTCCTGGTCCGCCTGGCTCAGGTCGATGA
- a CDS encoding response regulator, which produces MAKVTVLIADDLKFFLEIEKSYLQRGGFEVLTATSGEEAVDIAQKRQPNLVLLDLEMPKMDGVAACAAMRKVAVLQATPIIIMSATGTPQNRERCLKAGCTEFVIKPEKPDELLGIVARILSIKKREAKRITVVFNVTGTHASRQVIGQAKDLGEKGLLLETSTAISVGSVLELEFYLPGTRSQVKVKAKVVRAGKTPEGAPQAGIEFIDLSQADQEAILDYVTS; this is translated from the coding sequence TTGGCGAAGGTCACGGTCCTGATCGCGGACGACCTGAAGTTCTTCCTCGAGATCGAAAAATCCTACCTGCAGCGCGGCGGCTTCGAGGTCCTCACCGCGACCTCCGGCGAGGAGGCGGTGGACATCGCCCAGAAGCGCCAGCCCAACCTCGTGCTGCTCGACCTCGAGATGCCGAAGATGGACGGTGTCGCCGCCTGCGCGGCGATGCGCAAGGTCGCGGTGCTGCAGGCGACGCCGATCATCATCATGAGCGCCACCGGGACGCCGCAGAACCGGGAGCGCTGCCTGAAGGCCGGGTGCACGGAGTTCGTCATCAAGCCGGAGAAGCCCGACGAGCTTCTCGGGATCGTGGCGCGCATCCTGTCGATCAAGAAACGCGAGGCGAAGCGGATCACGGTGGTCTTCAACGTCACGGGCACGCACGCCTCCCGGCAGGTGATCGGTCAGGCGAAGGACCTGGGGGAGAAGGGGCTCCTGCTCGAGACCTCGACAGCCATCTCGGTCGGATCGGTCCTGGAGCTCGAGTTCTACCTGCCCGGGACGAGATCCCAGGTCAAGGTGAAGGCCAAGGTCGTGCGGGCGGGGAAGACCCCGGAAGGGGCCCCTCAGGCGGGCATCGAGTTCATCGACCTGAGCCAGGCGGACCAGGAGGCGATCCTGGACTACGTGACTTCCTGA
- the glp gene encoding gephyrin-like molybdotransferase Glp: MPDPLPVDAALSIVLKAAPVLPSERVGMDDALGRYLQEEIRADHDYPDFDKSLMDGYAVIAADTQDGGRPLRVVQEIPAGMDPAALRPVTPGTVSRIMTGAPIPPGADAVLIVEETVPAAGDATAIRPLGAVRPGANLARRGVDVRAGDVLLRPGGLIGPGEIGVLASCGRTTIEVGGLPRLAIVATGDELVEPEIAPGPGRIRNSNGPLLRALARRAGVVTRYLGIAPDEERALRGMIEDGLRDDVLVLSGGVSMGTHDLVGRTLRSLGVEILFERVAIKPGKPFTFGRRGPTLVFGCPGNPVSTYVIFQVFGRAALRRMMGRPDPAAAPVRGILKTPVRQHPGRAGYYQARARWSGGVYEVEVLPTTGSADFVSCARGNALAIVPSETAVLPAGSTIDVLLLDDHADRIAPAASRDSSR, encoded by the coding sequence ATGCCGGACCCGCTGCCCGTCGATGCCGCGCTGTCGATCGTCCTGAAAGCCGCGCCGGTCCTGCCCTCGGAGCGGGTCGGCATGGACGACGCCCTCGGGCGATATCTCCAGGAGGAGATCCGCGCCGACCACGACTACCCCGATTTCGACAAGTCGCTGATGGACGGGTACGCAGTGATCGCCGCCGACACTCAGGACGGGGGCCGGCCCCTTCGTGTCGTGCAGGAGATCCCGGCCGGTATGGATCCCGCGGCCCTGCGCCCGGTCACGCCGGGCACGGTGTCGCGCATCATGACCGGGGCCCCGATCCCGCCGGGCGCGGACGCCGTCCTGATCGTCGAGGAGACGGTGCCGGCGGCGGGCGACGCGACGGCGATCCGGCCGCTCGGCGCCGTACGGCCGGGGGCGAACCTGGCGCGCCGTGGCGTCGACGTGCGCGCCGGCGACGTCCTCCTGCGTCCGGGCGGGCTCATCGGCCCGGGGGAGATCGGTGTCCTGGCGTCCTGCGGCCGCACCACGATCGAGGTCGGCGGCCTGCCGCGTCTCGCCATCGTGGCGACCGGCGACGAGCTCGTCGAGCCGGAGATTGCGCCGGGTCCGGGTCGGATCCGCAACAGCAACGGCCCGCTCCTGCGCGCCCTCGCGCGCCGCGCCGGTGTCGTGACGCGGTATCTCGGGATCGCCCCCGATGAGGAGAGGGCGTTGCGGGGGATGATCGAGGATGGCCTGCGCGACGACGTTCTGGTTCTCTCGGGCGGCGTGTCGATGGGCACGCACGACCTGGTCGGCAGGACGCTCCGCTCGCTCGGGGTCGAGATCCTGTTCGAGAGAGTGGCGATCAAGCCGGGCAAGCCGTTCACGTTCGGCCGCCGCGGCCCCACGCTGGTCTTCGGCTGCCCGGGCAACCCGGTCTCCACCTACGTCATCTTCCAGGTCTTCGGGCGCGCCGCACTGCGCCGGATGATGGGGCGTCCCGATCCGGCCGCCGCGCCGGTGCGCGGCATCTTGAAGACCCCCGTCCGCCAGCACCCCGGCCGCGCCGGCTACTACCAGGCACGGGCCAGGTGGTCGGGCGGCGTGTACGAGGTCGAGGTGCTGCCCACGACCGGCTCCGCGGATTTCGTGTCCTGCGCCCGCGGGAACGCCCTCGCCATCGTCCCCTCGGAGACGGCTGTCCTGCCTGCCGGATCCACGATCGACGTGCTTCTTCTGGACGATCACGCCGACCGCATCGCGCCGGCCGCGTCGCGCGATTCGTCGCGTTGA
- the prmC gene encoding peptide chain release factor N(5)-glutamine methyltransferase, with translation MKRATASSLAAEGRASLEAAGVPDPARDAEVLLAHLLGLDAARLHAHPELSVEPALAARYRSQIARRAAREPLQYLTGVQEFWSLAFKVAPAVLIPRPETEGIVEAFLRLNRSPEPVVLDIGTGSGCLAVAVAREVPGARVHASDVSEEALRVARDNALAHGVAARIRFAAGDLLLPHRGTGLEGAVDFILSNPPYLSDDDLTRSPPEVRNFEPRAALAAGPDGLVCHRRLAREAGVFLKAGGHLIVEIGLGQEAALRDLYAGQDRLQVVAIEPDLAGIPRVAIIRARS, from the coding sequence CTGAAGAGGGCCACCGCCTCGTCGCTGGCCGCCGAGGGGAGGGCCAGTCTGGAGGCGGCCGGAGTTCCCGACCCCGCGCGCGACGCCGAAGTCCTCCTGGCCCACCTCCTCGGTCTCGACGCCGCGCGACTGCACGCCCACCCCGAGCTGTCTGTCGAGCCCGCGCTGGCGGCCCGCTACCGCTCCCAGATCGCCCGGCGGGCGGCGCGCGAGCCGCTGCAGTACCTGACCGGCGTGCAGGAGTTCTGGTCGCTCGCGTTCAAGGTCGCACCGGCCGTCCTGATCCCGCGCCCCGAGACCGAGGGGATCGTCGAAGCGTTTCTCCGCCTGAACCGCTCGCCCGAGCCGGTCGTGCTCGACATCGGCACCGGCAGCGGCTGTCTCGCCGTGGCGGTCGCCCGCGAGGTCCCCGGCGCCCGCGTCCACGCCAGCGACGTCTCGGAGGAGGCGTTGCGGGTCGCGCGCGACAATGCCCTCGCCCACGGCGTCGCGGCGCGCATCCGGTTCGCCGCCGGTGATCTCCTCCTGCCGCACCGCGGGACAGGCCTGGAGGGGGCGGTCGATTTCATCCTGTCCAACCCACCGTATCTGAGCGACGACGACCTCACGCGGTCGCCGCCCGAGGTGCGGAATTTCGAGCCGCGCGCCGCCCTCGCCGCCGGTCCGGACGGCCTGGTCTGCCATCGCCGTCTGGCGCGGGAGGCCGGCGTGTTCCTGAAGGCCGGCGGCCACCTGATCGTCGAGATCGGTCTCGGCCAGGAGGCCGCCCTGCGCGACCTGTACGCCGGACAGGACCGTCTCCAGGTCGTCGCCATCGAGCCCGACCTCGCCGGCATTCCGCGCGTCGCGATCATCCGGGCGCGGTCGTAG
- the prfA gene encoding peptide chain release factor 1, giving the protein MLDRLKSLEEKFDSLARQMSDPGLVSDQDRYRQVTKAYRELERTITKYGDYKNVARQIQESQALMQDEEMRAMAREELQSLEQRRETLLAELRALLLPKDPNDEKNVILEIRAGTGGEEASLFASELFRMYSRYAERRGWQVEVLNLSQSGLGGVKEVIALINGRQVYSRLKHESGVHRVQRVPATESSGRIHTSTATVAVLPEADDVQIEVNEKDLRVDTFCATGPGGQGVNTTYSAIRITHLPTGTVVQCQDERSQHKNKARAMKVLRSRLLDLEIQKQKDAIAKDRRSQVGTGERSEKIRTYNFPQNRLTDHRVNVTIHRLPEIMEGDLDSLIEPIVAHYQAEALKEEVRV; this is encoded by the coding sequence ATCCTCGATCGTCTGAAGAGTCTCGAAGAGAAATTCGACTCGCTCGCAAGGCAGATGAGCGATCCGGGACTCGTGTCCGATCAGGACCGCTACCGGCAGGTCACCAAGGCCTACCGCGAGCTCGAGAGGACCATCACCAAGTACGGGGACTACAAGAACGTGGCGCGCCAGATCCAGGAGTCGCAGGCCCTGATGCAGGACGAGGAGATGCGCGCCATGGCGCGCGAGGAGCTGCAGTCGCTCGAGCAGCGCCGCGAGACGCTCCTGGCCGAGCTGCGCGCGCTGCTCCTGCCGAAGGATCCGAACGACGAGAAGAACGTCATCCTCGAGATCCGGGCCGGCACCGGCGGCGAGGAGGCGTCGCTGTTCGCCTCCGAGCTGTTCCGCATGTACAGCCGCTACGCCGAGCGACGGGGCTGGCAGGTCGAGGTCCTGAACCTGAGCCAGAGCGGTCTCGGCGGTGTCAAGGAGGTCATCGCCCTGATCAACGGCAGACAGGTGTACAGCCGTCTGAAGCACGAGAGCGGCGTGCACCGGGTGCAGCGGGTCCCGGCGACCGAGTCCTCCGGACGCATCCACACCTCGACCGCCACGGTGGCGGTCCTGCCGGAGGCCGACGACGTGCAGATCGAGGTCAACGAGAAGGACCTGCGCGTCGACACGTTCTGCGCCACGGGTCCCGGCGGCCAGGGGGTCAACACGACCTACTCGGCGATCCGCATCACACACCTGCCGACGGGCACGGTGGTGCAATGCCAGGACGAGCGCTCGCAGCACAAGAACAAGGCGCGCGCCATGAAGGTGCTGCGCTCGCGCCTACTGGACCTCGAGATCCAGAAGCAGAAGGACGCCATCGCCAAGGACCGCCGCAGCCAGGTCGGCACCGGCGAGCGCTCCGAGAAGATCAGGACCTACAACTTCCCGCAGAACCGCCTGACCGATCACCGGGTCAATGTCACCATCCACCGCCTGCCCGAGATCATGGAAGGGGACCTCGATTCGCTCATCGAGCCGATCGTCGCGCATTACCAGGCGGAGGCGCTGAAGGAGGAGGTGCGGGTCTGA
- the rpmE gene encoding 50S ribosomal protein L31 — MKNGIHPVYKIVTVTCACGETFTTRSTKDDMRLEICAKCHPFFTGKQKLIDSAGRVERFEKRYKNVPKGGAPATSKDKAASPAGKGPATGA, encoded by the coding sequence ATGAAGAACGGGATCCATCCCGTCTACAAGATCGTCACCGTCACCTGCGCGTGCGGAGAGACCTTCACGACCCGCTCGACGAAGGACGACATGCGCCTCGAGATCTGCGCCAAGTGCCACCCCTTCTTCACCGGCAAGCAGAAGCTGATCGACTCGGCGGGCCGTGTCGAGCGGTTCGAGAAGCGCTACAAGAACGTCCCGAAGGGGGGCGCGCCGGCCACCTCGAAAGACAAGGCCGCCTCTCCCGCAGGCAAGGGCCCGGCCACCGGCGCGTAG
- the rho gene encoding transcription termination factor Rho yields the protein MDIRTLKEKSIAELTGIAKALDVPNATALRKQELIFEILRAQTERSGLIFAEGVLETLPDGFGFLRAPEYNYLPGPDDIYVSPSQIRKFDLHTGDTISGQVRPPKEGERYFALIKVEAVNFEHPDQAREKIFFDNLTPLYPNQRIKLETTRENASSRVLDILCPIGKGQRGLIVAAPRTGKTMLLQAIANSVTQNHPEVILIVLLIDERPEEVTDMQRSVNGEVISSTFDEPATRHVQVAEMVIEKAKRLVEHKKDVVILLDSITRLARAYNTIVPPSGKVLSGGVDANALQRPKRFFGAARNVEEGGSLTIIATALIETGSRMDDVIFEEFKGTGNMEIHLDRKLADRRIYPSIEITRSGTRKEELLLAKLELDRSWVLRKVLNSLSPVEAMELLIERMQKTKNNEEFLSSMSNMG from the coding sequence CTGGACATCCGCACCCTCAAGGAGAAGTCGATCGCCGAGCTGACCGGCATTGCCAAGGCGCTCGACGTCCCGAACGCCACGGCCCTGCGCAAGCAGGAGCTCATCTTCGAGATCCTGCGGGCCCAGACCGAGCGGTCCGGACTGATCTTCGCCGAGGGGGTCCTCGAGACCCTGCCGGACGGCTTCGGCTTCCTGCGGGCGCCCGAGTACAACTACCTGCCCGGGCCGGACGACATCTACGTGTCGCCGTCGCAGATCCGCAAGTTCGACCTGCACACCGGCGACACGATCTCGGGCCAGGTCAGGCCGCCCAAGGAGGGGGAGCGCTACTTCGCCCTCATCAAGGTCGAGGCGGTCAACTTCGAGCACCCCGACCAGGCGCGCGAGAAGATCTTCTTCGACAACCTCACGCCGCTGTACCCGAACCAGAGGATCAAGCTCGAGACCACGCGCGAGAACGCCTCGTCACGCGTCCTCGATATCCTCTGCCCGATCGGCAAGGGACAGCGCGGCCTGATCGTGGCCGCGCCGCGCACCGGCAAGACGATGCTGCTGCAGGCGATCGCCAACAGCGTCACGCAGAACCATCCCGAGGTCATCCTGATCGTCCTGCTCATCGACGAGCGGCCGGAAGAGGTGACCGACATGCAGCGCTCGGTCAACGGCGAGGTCATCTCTTCGACGTTCGACGAGCCGGCCACCCGCCACGTGCAGGTCGCCGAGATGGTCATCGAGAAGGCCAAGCGCCTGGTCGAGCACAAGAAGGACGTCGTCATCCTGCTCGACTCGATCACCCGCCTGGCCCGCGCCTACAACACCATCGTGCCGCCGTCGGGCAAGGTGCTGTCGGGCGGTGTCGACGCCAACGCCCTGCAGCGCCCGAAGCGCTTCTTCGGCGCGGCGCGCAACGTCGAGGAGGGAGGGTCGCTCACGATCATCGCGACGGCCCTCATCGAGACCGGCAGCCGCATGGACGACGTCATCTTCGAGGAGTTCAAGGGAACCGGCAACATGGAGATCCACCTCGACCGGAAGCTCGCCGACCGCCGGATCTACCCGTCCATCGAGATCACCCGCTCCGGGACGCGCAAGGAAGAGCTGCTCCTCGCCAAGCTCGAGCTGGACCGCTCCTGGGTCCTGCGCAAGGTCCTGAACTCCCTGTCGCCCGTCGAGGCCATGGAGCTCCTGATCGAGAGGATGCAGAAGACCAAGAACAACGAGGAGTTCCTGTCCTCCATGAGCAACATGGGGTAG
- the yihA gene encoding ribosome biogenesis GTP-binding protein YihA/YsxC, whose translation MKITACRFHVSATRPEDFPRDGWAQIAFMGRSNVGKSSLLNRLLGARGLARTSKEPGRTRAINFFSVNERLYFVDLPGYGYANVPDAVRVQWKGLVDAYMAEPGRPDLAVHLVDSRREPAEMDRELCDWLGALGVRREIVLTKIDKLSGNEKTRALKDAARWLGLPDGRTPIAVSAATGDGVPALWRVIDEVCENETLRAAQSDRLRGRAVIQGGRTIP comes from the coding sequence ATGAAGATCACCGCCTGCCGTTTCCACGTCAGCGCCACGCGCCCGGAGGACTTTCCGCGCGACGGATGGGCTCAGATTGCCTTCATGGGCCGGTCGAACGTCGGCAAGTCGAGCCTGTTGAACCGGCTGCTGGGAGCGCGCGGCCTGGCCCGCACCAGCAAGGAGCCGGGACGCACGCGGGCGATCAACTTCTTCTCGGTGAACGAACGTCTGTACTTCGTCGATCTCCCGGGGTACGGCTATGCCAACGTCCCGGACGCGGTGCGCGTTCAGTGGAAGGGTCTCGTGGATGCCTACATGGCCGAGCCCGGGCGCCCCGACCTGGCGGTGCACCTTGTGGACAGCCGCCGCGAGCCGGCCGAGATGGACCGCGAGCTGTGCGACTGGCTGGGCGCCCTCGGCGTGCGCCGCGAGATCGTGCTGACCAAGATCGACAAGCTTTCCGGCAACGAGAAGACGCGCGCTCTGAAGGACGCAGCCCGCTGGCTCGGCCTTCCGGACGGCAGGACCCCCATCGCCGTGTCGGCGGCGACCGGGGACGGAGTACCCGCCCTGTGGCGGGTCATCGACGAAGTCTGTGAGAACGAGACACTCCGCGCGGCGCAGAGCGACAGGCTCCGCGGCCGCGCGGTCATTCAAGGAGGAAGGACCATCCCGTGA